The window GAAACATTAGCTGGTGTTGCCAATCCTTCTAGCAGAGATTCGCACATATTTATACTATCAAAGGCCTCAAAAGCTGCCTTAGATGCTGACACGTACGCTTTAGACCTTGCAAGCTGTTTAGCTTTTTTCAGTGCTGTATTTGAGAATTCATAACCTGTTATGCAAGACCCATATGGGATCTTAAGCGTCGGATCATTCGTTGTTCTATGCAAGCCTTCAATCATGGCCAGGTTCTTATAGCCCAACATTTCCGCCTTCTGGAAGACCACAGGGACAAGACCTTTCAGGTCGAGGGTGAACGTTGTAGGGTCAGAGGTTAGCCAAGGGATACAGAAGTGCTTGTAAATTGTTGGTTGTGAACAGAGTTGATCAAGTAATGCTTTTGTGACTTTGTCACTCGGTGAaaaagatgaagacgaagacaAAGGGGTGATtgataaaataagaagaagaggaagaaatgaaaatacatTACTTCTCACACCAGAAACGGCCATCTTCGTGAGTGTTGAAGAatagttatgttttattttattttttaatgtagctcttatatatgaaattttctaTCTTTATAGGATGTCTacattattaagaaaaaaatcaccttaatttcttctttttttgttggacaaaaaaaatcaccttAATGAAGTAACAAACTCTACATTATATAAGAAATTGtgataaaatagtaaaaatatcttattatatataattgggttttcaaagttagccCTTACCATAATTTTGACACATATCAAGTTATTAATCTAAGATTTtaacatgtgtaaaagttaatatttaatagggaACTTAAGATTacgacaacaaaaaaatacaaaaaatttgttttaaacaacattaataatataaaaaataattattataaaaaaattacaaaaattaagcagtttttaaaaataattataagattatatacttattttaaatttataacattatttacctatttaaattttaaattattaattctacaaaaaatagaaaagagattacggaaaatatacagtaaattattaattctaaaatatgtaaataatcgcttctatataaacatagatcatcccatatttttcatttaacaaaataatttattcgaAAATAAtgctttcaattttgttttattggtgAAACatttttaatgggaagacaaattttttttttttttttttttccaaaatatactcataatttattatttttcagtttggaataggtaagattaatatgttgacaaaaaaaaaggaaaattaatatatgcatcttcttttttaatactgtattttaaaatttattgtagtagttttagattgttttatttaatttatattttcacctttgaattatttgagattcataaaTTAccgtgattataattttttactatttttttaattgtttcaaattatttttttttataatttcttaacCTTAATTGGTTGGTTATAGAcctttttgtgcaaacataattattatcaTTCGTTCAATCCCAAAAGGAGATAAAAAggagaagctcatcaacctaatggttggacaAAACaagctaatcaaacacaaacttacaacaaacatagatagatagattggataaacataaattgttgttgatagatccataggagttcGGAGACAAAGAcaacatcatggtgtgtcaaagaaacttccacgaatacataggaaattttaacattagttattattaaaagattttgtgtCACTGGAAAAgagtctttagtttcattggttgttggagtaagccactttgagatagctaaaagacgtgaacatgtacTCTCCACACaagaggagggcagagccgagattctctctatggtggaggaggttgggcgcaaggttatctccccaagagaggatggtggaggaggttggacgtaaggttatctctccaaagGACAAAGGCAGAGCCAAGGTTATCTCCATGGTGGAGgtggttggacgcaaggttctctccataaaggaGAAGGACAGAACCGAGGTTCTCTgcatggttggtcatacactattgtgttgtaatttattttttatttgaaatattttttgagccaacaattttagtgattaaagaaactatgcaaaagtaaaactaaaaagacatataatagttggtttaatttgttcatatagacattttctaggtggtggtaaataatatatttgtaacatacaatatacctaggtgtacaaaaatacacatttaatgggaacatacataaaagatttgtgatataaatcagtgtattatatcaaaaagaaaatttataaataatttacaataaatttttaatatatttatattaaattaaattttatttacaaaactttaaactcgcacatcgggcgggtcttTATCTAGTTTATAATAAAGATAGAAATTAGCTAATATACTAAGTCAATCAAGACCTGATGCCATAGTAGCTAATATACTAAGTCCAACCTCAAAAACTGTTATATCAAATTTGGTGTAAGGAAATTGTGATTCCTATTTGGTAGGGTTAATAAAATCTTGACGCAATATTGTTTATGTTAGCTTAAGCTTGAAGGACAAGCAAAGATAAGAAGGTTCTATACTATTTCCTACCGAGATATGGATTAGGATTAGTTTAAGATACTTAGGAGTTATCTAAGttaaacatttaatataataaagtaagctTCCACCTCTAAGGAAAATCCAACTGATTGCCACGTGACACTTGTATATCTGATACTTGTATATCTGACATTTGtcctctttttcttccccttttttCTAATGCTAAACAAGGTTAATGGACTGTGGGTTATGTTTTTAATAAGTGGTTATTGAGCCACTTTAATTCTTTATGTATGAAAAGTAAGTCGAGCAAATTTATCGTCTTCTCTCCCAAAATAATAACGACAAAGGAATCTACAGTAGAGTTGATGTGATTCTCTCAAGAAATCGACACTCTAAGGTAggtagactgataatcctagaaCTCCGATGACTCACgaagctggatgataaggcgTGAGATGAACTCAAAAATCCTTATGCctcaaactctcttaaaacaaaccaaacaaagcaaggcggtgaaactttagatagaagcttcgCGGAGACAAATGACAAGGAGTGAGATGAATCCCGAAAATCCTTGTGCCCTAGACTCTCTTATAATGATTCTTCAATCCTCAACTAATGAATAGCAACGTCAAGCGCGGCagaatcacttgatataccgTAAACTCTTTGaagtaacccaccaaggagatcTCTTTGATGTAgcccaccaaggagaaagaacaaattccaaaaggaacaaaggagttttccactctcaaataaaagataaagatttCTTGAATTGATTATTTCTCagatgagattacatgtgtttacatAGAGATAAGAAatttggtaacaaagccaataattaattattcttgaaactagaTGACAGTAGAGATATTAAGTTGAATCAAAacccaactcttggtgcatgtttctcttcctccaaagtgactcttgatctttatttttgtgatttctctttgaccacaaaataaagtgattattttgggcttttttgggcttgtattaggctcaaagtggacaAGACATGATAAACATCATCACTTATAGAATTtttcatgctctctttggccataagctcctAAATTAACCCATTAAGTGCATCCTTGACCGTCTTTCCCTTTGACTCCTTGGTCCAATTTGGTGTTGAGAAAAAACATGGGCTGTATGATTTCTTCACCTTGGGCTTTGTAGAAACAACTCTTGggtgccaaacataattctggaagcacctAAACAATTAGATCTAAAACTCTTCATGTGAAGAACTAGattgacctcctttggcaaatggagTGTATCCCCGTGATCCGTGGGAAAAATATTATGTTCCTGAGCTTGTTAGATACATAAGAGAACCATTAATATCCTACAAGTGGTTTCGTGTCGAAATTATTGCTGAGTTGATCTGTGTAATacgatctttggctcagacgTGAAACAGAGACTGGGATAGATCCACTTACTTGagatatccatatctttcacatatgaactGATCTTAATGTTATTACAAATATCCGTGGTTATGGAATGGATCCAGATTCCAGAAAAATTTGGTTCATAGCTTGAATCTTTCTGACTTGGTCGCAATCCTCcgttgaatgctcgtaggtctaaatcgcgtagccatgagttcacctaaTTTGTACAGGGATATGGCGAGATAGCCAAACCACTCACGGACCTGTTAAAGAAATATCAGTTCGAGTGGAGTAAACAAAGCAAAGAAACTTTTGTCAAGCTCAGAATGGCTATGACGACAATACTAGTTCTGGCATTGCCAGATTTTACGGAGGTGTTCGTGGTGGAGTCGGATGCGTCTGGATTCGGGTTGGGGGCTGTACTAATGCAGAAGGAGAGACCCATTGCCTATTACAGCCAGAATTTATCGGAGACAGAGACTTAAGTCTATATATGAGAGAGAGCTCATGGCAATTGTCTTTGCAATTCAGAAATGGCGCCACTACTTACTAGGAAGGAGGTTCCTGGTAAGAACAGACCAGAAGAGTCTGAAATTCTTGTTGGAGCAGCGAGAGATAAACATGGAGTATCAGAGGTGGCTCACCAAACTAATGGGATTCGACTTTGATATTCATTATAAACCCGGTCTGGAGAACAAAGCTGCAGATGCGCTGTCCCGTAAGG is drawn from Camelina sativa cultivar DH55 chromosome 8, Cs, whole genome shotgun sequence and contains these coding sequences:
- the LOC104709538 gene encoding pectinesterase inhibitor-like gives rise to the protein MAVSGVRSNVFSFLPLLLILSITPLSSSSSFSPSDKVTKALLDQLCSQPTIYKHFCIPWLTSDPTTFTLDLKGLVPVVFQKAEMLGYKNLAMIEGLHRTTNDPTLKIPYGSCITGYEFSNTALKKAKQLARSKAYVSASKAAFEAFDSINMCESLLEGLATPANVSKRNMWYERMCNTGMAFSDILAFGL